In the genome of Parasteatoda tepidariorum isolate YZ-2023 chromosome 10, CAS_Ptep_4.0, whole genome shotgun sequence, the window CTCGATGAATCTTTTTCATATCTTTCACCTTTAAATGCGTGTTGGCTATATTTACTTGTCAGCACATGCAACAAGTCTTCATCATCAGCCGTAGGTCTTCCTGGGGAGTTCTCCAACCACCAATTTGAGGAGTGTTCCTCTACTAAATCATTCATAAGTTCTTCAATAGATTTGTTAAACAAGCCATCTTTACCTTTTTGGGGACCAAAAACATGACTATTATACAAATAGTCATTGATAATCGGATGACCTAGATACTGTAAATGGACTCTTATTTGGTGAGTTCGGCCCGTGTGGGGTCTACACAAAACGACGCTGGATTTCCCGTCGAAACTCAACTTCTCGAACTCGGTGATGCTCGTCTTTCCGAGGGGACTCACTATGTTTATACCGACTTTGTTAAAGACCTGTTTAATAGGTTTATTGCAAACAATAATTCCATCAGGAAATTCCCCCTCAACTCTGCTCACATACTCTTTTCTGATATTACGCAAATTTAAGAGATCGTGCAACTCCCGAGACTTCTTAGAGTTTTTAGCATATATCAGCACACCTGATGTCAATCTGTCCAAACGATGTgctacatataaatttttatagccaTACTCTAGAGACAAAACATTAGATATGGTGTTGTAATTATAAAGAGCGCATGGATGAACTGGTAGCGACGGTGGCTTATCGATGACTAACAATTCGTCATCTTCATAAATGGTGTGAATAGGTGATGCCAAAACTGCATGCTCGTGTCTATGAATTGTCGATTCAATGAGATCACCATTCTTTAGAACGTAATCAGCACTCACTGCTTTACCGTTGACTTTCAGTTTTCCATTTGTGGCTCGTATAACGTATTCTTCTCGTGGGTATAGAGAGAATTCATTAGCATAGCAATCAATTAACTTCCGTCGTATCCATCGTCCTTTGCAATACGTAGAATGAGTGTAGTAATAAGGATATACCTTACGCATTCCGTTTTCTATGTAATAAGGGAATTCGGAGTCCCCACCTTTCTCAGAATTGGGCGTTTCTAAAGATGGAAGTTCAGAtttgctcttattttttaaagcagcaaATGAAGAGTGACATTTCTTAAAACCTGGCAAAAAAGATGCCAAGTTTATATATTTACctttcaaaatcatttgaagTAATAGGATTAGATTAGTATGATTAAAACAATCCTGATTAACAATATAAGACAGGATTTTGAAATAACGATATTCTTACTCATAGATATAAACACAGATAAAGATACtactataaaactatattttaaatcaatcaaataaatattttaaatatactattaaactataacttattttctttGGCCCTGTTTGTGGATTGTACAATTTCAAAGCTTTTTCAGCATCAGCTTGTAGCTTTTgtagtttgaaagaaaaagttcgATAAGGAAAGTTAGGTCTATTCTAAACATACGTTGCTCATGAATAGATAGCGAAAAAGTTTTGCTTCGGTCTTTGCATGAAGCGAAGTGATTTTATTTACTGTCTGAGCTGTCGGCTGTCTGTCTTGATCTGTTTTCGCTGAACTGAGTTCATATGTCCACagtttttcctaaatatttcatatatttcttgcagaaaacatttttgtgacACTTTCTTCCAGGTaattgtctaaattttttttagcggAATGATCGTTGTTTTACAACAT includes:
- the LOC107451411 gene encoding pseudouridylate synthase RPUSD2, which gives rise to MILKGKYINLASFLPGFKKCHSSFAALKNKSKSELPSLETPNSEKGGDSEFPYYIENGMRKVYPYYYTHSTYCKGRWIRRKLIDCYANEFSLYPREEYVIRATNGKLKVNGKAVSADYVLKNGDLIESTIHRHEHAVLASPIHTIYEDDELLVIDKPPSLPVHPCALYNYNTISNVLSLEYGYKNLYVAHRLDRLTSGVLIYAKNSKKSRELHDLLNLRNIRKEYVSRVEGEFPDGIIVCNKPIKQVFNKVGINIVSPLGKTSITEFEKLSFDGKSSVVLCRPHTGRTHQIRVHLQYLGHPIINDYLYNSHVFGPQKGKDGLFNKSIEELMNDLVEEHSSNWWLENSPGRPTADDEDLLHVLTSKYSQHAFKGERYEKDSSRFKYDESCHFCKQKYRDPKQANLLMMLHAYKYESDQWQFKTEMPFWAADD